One Pseudomonas sp. HOU2 genomic window carries:
- a CDS encoding ABC transporter ATP-binding protein, with protein MGSVTAANHRFTEPRAAAPQAAPRLQVDKVSLRYKKPDGGTFTALEQVSFDVPDQQFAVLVGPSGCGKSSLLYLTAGLAEPTSGEIYVGGQQVQGPGADRGMVFQSYTLFPWLTVRQNVEFGLKRRGMPAARRKEIVDYYVNEVGLSGFADSYAKQLSGGMMQRVAIARALANDPQILLMDEPFGALDSQTRLQMQQLLLRVWGNSKKTVLFVTHDIDEAILLGDRVYVMGAKPGRIKQILDVPIERPRSLDMVMERSFIEMKREIFGLLHDDLEEVH; from the coding sequence ATGGGCTCAGTAACCGCCGCCAATCATCGCTTTACCGAACCGCGCGCTGCTGCGCCGCAGGCCGCCCCGCGCCTGCAAGTGGACAAGGTCAGCCTGCGTTACAAAAAGCCCGACGGCGGCACGTTTACCGCACTGGAACAGGTGTCGTTCGACGTGCCGGATCAGCAGTTCGCGGTGCTGGTCGGGCCGTCGGGCTGCGGCAAGTCGAGTCTGTTGTACCTGACTGCCGGCCTCGCCGAGCCGACCTCCGGCGAGATCTACGTCGGCGGTCAGCAAGTGCAGGGTCCGGGTGCTGATCGCGGCATGGTGTTCCAGAGCTACACGCTGTTTCCGTGGCTGACGGTGCGGCAGAACGTCGAGTTCGGCCTCAAGCGGCGCGGCATGCCGGCGGCGCGGCGCAAGGAAATTGTCGATTACTACGTCAATGAGGTCGGCCTCAGCGGCTTCGCCGACAGCTATGCCAAGCAACTCTCGGGCGGCATGATGCAGCGCGTGGCGATTGCCCGGGCGCTGGCCAATGATCCGCAGATCCTGCTGATGGACGAACCGTTCGGCGCGCTCGACAGCCAGACCCGTTTGCAGATGCAGCAGTTGCTGCTGCGGGTCTGGGGCAACAGCAAGAAGACCGTGCTATTCGTCACCCACGATATCGACGAGGCGATCCTGCTTGGCGACCGGGTCTATGTGATGGGCGCCAAACCGGGGCGGATCAAGCAGATCCTCGACGTGCCGATCGAACGTCCGCGCTCACTGGACATGGTCATGGAGCGTTCGTTTATCGAGATGAAGCGCGAGATTTTCGGCTTGCTGCATGACGACCTCGAGGAAGTCCATTGA
- a CDS encoding ABC transporter permease, producing the protein MFKRKSWLSRCLTPKTGLPVPVVWSASGLAWVLLVGLWAGLSYGGIVPGMFLPTPGAVVEAAVRLSRDGTLGTHVWASVEVVMVGFIVSSLVAVPLGLLMGSFRIVQAFLEPLVNFIRYLPVTSFVPLFILWIGIGLEQRVSVIIFGVFFQQLVMIADVSKGISKDLINASYTLGSNRRDAVLHVIAPASVPGVLDTLRVTMGWAWTYLVVAELVAASSGLGYLSLKAMRGFQVDVIFLAIAIIGLLGLVTDQLFRFLRLRVAAWAQ; encoded by the coding sequence ATGTTCAAGCGCAAATCATGGCTGAGCCGCTGCCTGACGCCCAAGACCGGATTGCCGGTGCCAGTGGTGTGGAGCGCCAGCGGTCTGGCCTGGGTGTTGTTGGTCGGCCTGTGGGCCGGGTTGTCTTACGGCGGCATCGTCCCGGGGATGTTTTTGCCGACGCCCGGCGCGGTGGTTGAAGCCGCCGTGCGCCTGAGCCGCGACGGTACTCTTGGTACCCATGTGTGGGCCAGTGTCGAAGTGGTGATGGTCGGCTTCATTGTGTCGTCGCTGGTGGCGGTGCCGCTGGGGTTGTTAATGGGCAGCTTTCGCATCGTCCAGGCGTTCCTCGAACCGCTGGTCAATTTCATTCGCTACCTGCCGGTGACCTCGTTCGTGCCGCTGTTCATTCTGTGGATCGGCATCGGTCTGGAGCAGCGCGTGTCGGTGATCATCTTCGGCGTGTTCTTCCAGCAACTGGTGATGATCGCTGACGTCTCCAAAGGCATTTCCAAGGATCTGATCAACGCCTCCTACACCCTCGGCTCCAATCGCCGCGATGCGGTGTTGCATGTGATCGCCCCGGCCTCGGTGCCGGGCGTGCTCGACACCTTGCGCGTGACCATGGGTTGGGCATGGACCTATCTGGTGGTGGCCGAACTGGTCGCGGCGTCGAGTGGCCTCGGTTACCTGAGCCTGAAAGCCATGCGCGGCTTTCAGGTCGACGTGATTTTCCTCGCCATCGCGATCATCGGCCTGCTGGGTCTGGTCACCGATCAACTGTTCCGCTTTCTCCGCCTGAGGGTTGCCGCATGGGCTCAGTAA
- a CDS encoding ABC transporter substrate-binding protein, translating to MIKSLCIRLTHPLAITALAATVATSAQAGTLSIGHTTWVGYGTLYLAQDLGYFKENGLTVELPVVEEASMYMAAQASGQLSGSASTIDEVLKYRPQFCFKAVAALDDSHGGDGVLVGKDVKSLQELKGQAVAVNEGSTSQFWLSYLLKKNGMKMSDITVQNMTADDAATAFIAGRVPAAVTWEPHLSMVRDKQQGKVLIDSSSTPGVIVDVVALNCSVIEKQPQDVKALVAGLYKAVKYTQEHPDEAYAIMAKGVGGYLSDPKELAAAAKGVRFYDQAMSEKLLGSPGKPGDSAALIKLANETASELQGKPYNVSHDELVDNRFVSPL from the coding sequence ATGATCAAGTCCTTGTGTATCCGTCTCACCCATCCTCTGGCAATCACCGCCCTGGCCGCCACGGTCGCGACCAGCGCGCAGGCCGGCACCTTGTCCATCGGCCATACCACCTGGGTTGGCTATGGCACGCTGTATCTGGCTCAGGATCTGGGCTACTTCAAGGAAAACGGCCTGACCGTCGAATTGCCGGTGGTCGAAGAAGCCTCGATGTACATGGCCGCCCAGGCTTCCGGGCAATTGTCCGGCTCGGCCTCGACCATCGACGAAGTGCTCAAGTACCGGCCGCAGTTCTGCTTCAAGGCCGTGGCAGCACTGGATGACAGCCACGGCGGCGACGGCGTGCTGGTGGGCAAGGATGTGAAGTCGCTGCAGGAACTCAAGGGCCAGGCCGTGGCCGTCAACGAAGGCTCGACTTCGCAGTTCTGGCTGTCGTACCTGCTGAAAAAGAACGGCATGAAAATGAGCGACATCACCGTGCAGAACATGACCGCTGACGATGCCGCCACCGCGTTCATCGCCGGTCGAGTGCCAGCCGCCGTGACCTGGGAACCGCACCTGTCGATGGTCCGCGACAAGCAGCAGGGCAAGGTGCTGATCGACAGCAGCAGCACGCCGGGGGTGATCGTCGATGTGGTGGCGCTTAATTGCAGCGTCATCGAAAAACAGCCGCAGGACGTCAAGGCGTTGGTCGCCGGTTTGTACAAGGCGGTCAAATACACCCAGGAACACCCGGACGAGGCCTACGCGATCATGGCCAAAGGCGTCGGCGGTTATCTCTCCGATCCGAAGGAACTGGCCGCTGCCGCCAAAGGTGTGCGTTTCTACGATCAGGCCATGAGCGAAAAACTTCTCGGCTCGCCGGGCAAACCGGGTGACAGCGCCGCGCTTATCAAACTCGCCAACGAGACCGCCAGCGAACTGCAAGGTAAACCCTACAACGTCAGCCACGACGAGTTGGTCGACAACCGTTTCGTCAGCCCGCTCTAG
- a CDS encoding aldehyde dehydrogenase, which yields MFELAEWQRQAVALKFPDQAVINGQHCVAQSGQTFAAINPATGRLLANVAACGEADVDAAVCNARQVFEAGTWAQRPPAERKQVLLRLADLLIEHREELALLDSLNMGKPVMDAYNIDVPGAAGVFRWYAESIDKLYDQIAPGAANVLATITREALGVVAAVVPWNFPLDMAAWKLAPALAAGNSVILKPAEQSPFSALRLAELALEAGLPAGVLNVLPGLGEQTGKALGQHADVDCLVFTGSTQVGKYFMQYSAQSNLKQVWLECGGKSANLVFADCKDLDLAAEKAAFGIFFNQGEVCSANSRLLVERSIHDEFVERLKAQAERWLPGDPLDPQSRAGAIVDQRQTASILRAIRSAEQAGATLVCGGQQRRFNGSDNFIEPTIFTGVSADMPLFREEVFGPVLAVVPFDDEDEAVRLANDSVYGLAASLWTDDLHRAHRVARRLLAGTVSVNTVDALDVTVPFGGGKQSGFGRDLSLHSFDKYTQLKTTWFQLR from the coding sequence GTGTTCGAACTTGCAGAGTGGCAGCGCCAGGCCGTTGCCTTGAAGTTTCCCGATCAAGCCGTGATCAACGGCCAGCATTGCGTTGCGCAATCGGGGCAGACCTTCGCCGCGATCAATCCTGCCACCGGCCGGTTGCTGGCCAATGTCGCCGCGTGTGGCGAGGCGGATGTGGACGCGGCGGTGTGCAACGCGCGACAAGTGTTCGAGGCCGGCACCTGGGCGCAACGCCCGCCCGCCGAGCGCAAACAGGTGCTGCTGCGTCTGGCCGATCTGCTGATAGAACATCGCGAAGAACTGGCCCTGCTCGATTCGCTGAACATGGGCAAACCGGTGATGGACGCTTACAACATCGACGTGCCGGGCGCCGCCGGGGTGTTTCGCTGGTACGCCGAAAGCATCGACAAACTCTACGACCAGATCGCCCCCGGCGCCGCCAATGTGCTGGCGACCATCACCCGCGAAGCACTGGGCGTGGTGGCTGCCGTGGTGCCGTGGAATTTTCCGTTGGACATGGCCGCGTGGAAGCTCGCGCCTGCGCTGGCGGCGGGTAACTCGGTGATCCTCAAGCCGGCCGAACAATCACCGTTTTCCGCATTGCGTTTGGCCGAGCTGGCGCTGGAAGCAGGACTGCCGGCGGGTGTGCTCAACGTCTTGCCGGGGCTGGGTGAACAGACCGGCAAAGCCTTGGGCCAGCACGCGGATGTCGATTGCCTGGTGTTCACCGGCTCGACCCAGGTCGGCAAATATTTCATGCAGTACTCGGCGCAATCCAACCTGAAACAAGTGTGGCTGGAGTGCGGCGGCAAGAGTGCCAATCTGGTGTTTGCCGATTGCAAGGATCTGGATCTGGCAGCGGAAAAAGCCGCGTTCGGGATCTTCTTCAATCAGGGCGAAGTGTGTTCGGCCAACTCGCGGTTGCTGGTCGAGCGTTCGATTCACGATGAGTTTGTCGAGCGCCTGAAGGCTCAGGCCGAACGCTGGCTGCCGGGTGATCCGCTCGACCCGCAAAGCCGTGCCGGGGCGATCGTCGATCAGCGGCAGACGGCGAGCATCCTGCGCGCCATTCGCAGTGCCGAGCAGGCGGGGGCGACCCTGGTGTGTGGTGGTCAGCAGCGGCGCTTCAATGGCTCGGACAACTTCATCGAACCGACGATTTTCACCGGCGTCAGTGCCGACATGCCGCTGTTTCGCGAAGAGGTGTTCGGCCCGGTACTGGCGGTGGTGCCATTCGATGATGAAGACGAGGCCGTGCGTCTTGCCAACGACAGTGTCTACGGGCTGGCGGCGTCGCTGTGGACCGATGATCTGCATCGCGCACACCGCGTGGCGCGGCGGCTGCTGGCCGGCACGGTGTCGGTGAATACCGTCGATGCGCTCGACGTGACCGTGCCGTTTGGTGGTGGCAAGCAATCAGGGTTCGGTCGCGACCTGTCGCTGCACTCGTTCGACAAATACACCCAGCTGAAAACCACCTGGTTTCAATTGCGCTGA
- a CDS encoding LysR family transcriptional regulator has translation MAAYNLRQLKYFITTVECGSVAEASRKLYIAQPAISTAIKGLEDSFAVQLLIRHHAQGVSLTPSGARFFRKAQELLRMAREFEQNALADNDIVAGQIDIGCFETVAPLYLPQLIAGFSALYPGVKIRIRDGEQQELVQGLTSGTFDLVILYEHELDATIQTEPLMPAQRPYALLPADHRFAQYKQVSLRDLCLEPMILLDVQPSRTYFVSLFEELGLTPRIEFSSPSIEMVRGMVGQGFGFSVLVTKPHSECTYDGKKVVCVDIVEDVTGSGLVAAWLKRGQLTKPAQLFADYCREQLTGKARS, from the coding sequence GTGGCCGCCTACAATTTGCGTCAGCTGAAATACTTCATCACCACCGTCGAATGCGGCAGCGTTGCCGAAGCCTCGCGCAAGCTGTACATCGCGCAACCGGCGATCTCTACGGCGATCAAAGGTCTGGAAGACAGCTTCGCCGTGCAACTGCTGATCCGCCATCACGCCCAGGGCGTGTCCCTGACGCCGAGCGGCGCACGGTTTTTTCGCAAGGCGCAGGAGCTGTTGCGCATGGCCCGGGAGTTCGAGCAGAACGCCCTCGCCGACAACGACATCGTCGCCGGGCAGATCGACATCGGCTGCTTCGAAACGGTTGCGCCGCTGTACCTGCCGCAGTTGATCGCCGGGTTTTCCGCGTTGTATCCAGGAGTGAAAATCCGCATCCGCGACGGCGAGCAGCAGGAACTGGTGCAAGGCCTGACCTCGGGCACGTTCGATCTGGTCATCCTTTACGAACACGAACTGGATGCCACCATCCAGACCGAACCGCTGATGCCGGCGCAACGGCCGTATGCGCTGTTACCGGCCGATCATCGCTTTGCCCAGTACAAGCAAGTGTCGCTGCGCGATCTGTGTCTGGAACCGATGATTCTGCTCGACGTGCAGCCGAGCCGAACCTACTTCGTCAGCCTGTTCGAAGAACTCGGTCTGACCCCGCGCATCGAGTTCAGCTCGCCGTCGATCGAGATGGTGCGCGGCATGGTCGGCCAGGGGTTCGGCTTCTCGGTGCTGGTGACGAAGCCGCACTCGGAATGCACCTATGACGGCAAGAAAGTGGTGTGCGTCGACATTGTTGAAGATGTCACCGGTTCGGGGCTGGTGGCGGCGTGGCTCAAACGTGGGCAACTGACCAAACCGGCGCAGTTGTTCGCCGATTATTGCCGGGAACAACTGACGGGCAAGGCGCGTAGTTAG
- the hrpB gene encoding ATP-dependent helicase HrpB — translation MISLPIDEVLPALREALATRHEAVLEAPPGAGKTTRVPLALLDEAWLAGQTILMLEPRRLAARAAAERLASELGEKVGETVGYRIRLDSKVGPKTRIEVVTEGILTRRLQDDPALEGVGLLIFDEFHERSLDADLALALSLNGRELFRAEQPLKILLMSATLEGERLAGLLDDAPILRSEGRMYPVTMRWGRPFQPGEYIDQRVTQTVLEALHDETGSLLVFLPGQAEIRRVHQQLSDAIGERKDVLLCPLHGELDLNAQRAAIDPAPVGQRKVVLATNIAETSLTINGVRVVIDAGLARVPRFDPGSGMTRLDTQRISRASATQRAGRAGRLEPGVCYRLWSQDQHEQLAAYGSAEILSADLASLALQLGRWGVTPGELVWLDVPPAAAYAQAQDLLQRLGALEGEALTAHGQAMAELPAHPRIAHLLLRGQALGLANMACDVAALLGERDILRGAGADLHSRLVLLSGEERASRGAQGGVQRARQLARQYRGYLRGKASAPVSDPEHPRWLGALLALAYPDRVAQQRRAGGAEYRLANGRAALFAEADSLMKEPWIVIADLGSRQGQREERIYLAADFDPALFDSVLAEQVHNVDQLDWDEREGVLRAERQRKVGELILSREPLTGLDEAARSQALVNLVRRKGLELLPWTPELRQWQARVALLRQLDLNAQAESHWPDVSDATLLKTLEEWLMPYLGKVSRLSHFANLDLSSIVRNLLPWPLPQKLDELAPHHISVPSGSSIRLDYSEFPPILAVRLQELFGLAETPRIAGGRQVVKLHLLSPARRPVQVTQDLANFWRSTYAEVKKDLKGRYPKHYWPDDPLVAEATARAKPRGT, via the coding sequence ATGATTTCTTTGCCGATCGATGAAGTTTTACCCGCCCTGCGTGAAGCGTTGGCGACACGCCACGAAGCCGTGCTCGAAGCACCGCCGGGCGCCGGTAAAACCACCCGCGTGCCTCTGGCCTTGCTCGATGAAGCGTGGCTGGCCGGGCAGACCATTCTGATGCTCGAACCACGGCGTCTCGCCGCGCGCGCAGCCGCGGAACGTCTGGCCAGCGAACTGGGCGAGAAGGTCGGTGAAACCGTCGGCTATCGCATCCGCCTCGACAGCAAGGTCGGCCCCAAGACCCGTATCGAAGTGGTCACCGAAGGCATTCTCACCCGGCGTCTGCAGGATGATCCGGCGCTGGAAGGCGTCGGTCTGCTGATCTTCGACGAATTTCACGAACGCAGTCTTGATGCCGATCTGGCCTTGGCCCTGAGTTTGAACGGTCGTGAACTGTTTCGAGCTGAACAGCCGCTGAAGATTCTGCTGATGTCCGCCACGCTGGAAGGCGAGCGGCTGGCCGGGTTGCTGGATGACGCGCCGATCCTGCGCAGCGAAGGGCGCATGTACCCGGTGACGATGCGCTGGGGCCGGCCGTTCCAGCCCGGCGAGTACATCGACCAGCGCGTGACCCAGACTGTCCTCGAAGCCCTGCACGATGAAACCGGCAGCCTGTTGGTGTTCTTGCCCGGTCAGGCGGAAATCCGTCGCGTGCATCAGCAGCTGAGCGATGCCATCGGCGAGCGTAAAGACGTATTGCTCTGCCCGTTGCACGGTGAACTCGACCTGAATGCCCAGCGCGCCGCCATCGACCCGGCACCGGTCGGCCAGCGCAAAGTGGTGCTGGCGACCAACATCGCCGAGACCAGCCTGACCATCAACGGCGTGCGCGTGGTGATCGACGCCGGGCTGGCGCGGGTGCCGCGTTTCGACCCGGGCAGCGGCATGACCCGTCTCGATACTCAGCGCATTTCCAGGGCCAGCGCCACCCAACGTGCGGGCCGGGCGGGGCGACTGGAGCCGGGTGTGTGTTACCGCTTGTGGTCGCAGGATCAGCACGAGCAACTCGCCGCTTACGGCAGTGCGGAAATTCTGTCGGCGGATCTGGCGAGTCTGGCGCTGCAACTCGGACGCTGGGGCGTGACGCCGGGGGAACTGGTGTGGCTCGATGTTCCGCCGGCAGCGGCTTATGCACAGGCGCAGGACTTGTTGCAGCGCCTGGGCGCACTCGAAGGCGAGGCGCTGACCGCGCACGGTCAGGCCATGGCCGAGTTGCCGGCGCATCCGCGCATCGCGCATCTGTTGCTGCGCGGTCAGGCGCTGGGGCTGGCGAACATGGCCTGTGACGTCGCGGCACTGCTCGGCGAGCGCGATATCCTGCGCGGTGCCGGTGCGGATCTGCACAGCCGCCTGGTGCTGCTCTCCGGCGAGGAACGCGCATCGCGCGGTGCTCAGGGCGGCGTGCAGCGCGCCCGGCAACTGGCGCGGCAATATCGCGGTTACCTGCGTGGCAAGGCCAGCGCGCCGGTCAGCGATCCCGAACACCCGCGCTGGCTCGGTGCGCTGCTGGCGCTGGCTTACCCGGATCGTGTCGCCCAACAGCGGCGTGCCGGTGGCGCCGAATATCGTCTGGCCAATGGTCGCGCTGCACTGTTCGCCGAAGCCGACAGCCTGATGAAGGAGCCGTGGATTGTGATTGCTGATCTCGGCAGTCGTCAGGGCCAGCGTGAAGAACGGATTTACCTGGCGGCGGATTTCGATCCGGCGCTGTTCGATTCGGTGCTCGCCGAGCAGGTGCATAACGTCGATCAACTGGACTGGGACGAACGCGAAGGCGTGTTGCGCGCCGAGCGCCAGCGCAAGGTTGGCGAGCTGATCCTCAGCCGTGAACCGTTGACCGGTCTCGACGAAGCGGCGCGCAGTCAGGCGCTGGTCAATCTGGTGCGGCGCAAGGGGCTGGAGTTGCTGCCGTGGACGCCGGAGTTGCGTCAGTGGCAGGCGCGTGTCGCGTTGCTGCGACAACTGGATCTGAACGCCCAGGCCGAAAGCCATTGGCCGGATGTCAGCGACGCGACGTTGCTCAAAACCCTGGAAGAATGGTTGATGCCTTACCTGGGTAAAGTCTCGCGACTGAGTCATTTCGCCAATCTGGACCTGTCGAGCATCGTGCGCAATCTGCTGCCGTGGCCGTTGCCGCAGAAGCTTGATGAGCTGGCGCCGCATCACATCAGTGTGCCGTCGGGGTCATCGATTCGTCTGGATTACAGCGAGTTTCCGCCGATTCTCGCGGTGCGTTTGCAGGAATTGTTCGGCCTGGCCGAGACGCCACGGATTGCCGGCGGACGGCAAGTGGTCAAGTTGCACTTGTTGTCCCCGGCACGGCGGCCGGTGCAGGTGACGCAGGATCTGGCCAACTTCTGGCGCAGCACCTATGCCGAGGTGAAGAAGGATTTGAAGGGGCGATATCCGAAGCATTATTGGCCGGATGATCCGTTGGTGGCCGAGGCCACGGCGCGGGCCAAGCCGCGCGGCACTTGA
- a CDS encoding cation diffusion facilitator family transporter, with the protein MTTSPEHARLLRLATRASVAVACTLIIAKAIAWWLSGSVSMLAGLTDSALDGVTSLLNLLAVHYALRPADDDHRYGHGKAESLAGMAQALFIGGSAVLIAFQAYERIKQPEPLGAPWLSIGVIVFSLLLTAALLTLQHRVIKQTGSNAVRADSLHYRSDMLLNGSILIALILAGMGFHQLDAWFGLGIAGYILWSAIQIARESFSVLMDEELPTDVSQHMLELACGVPGVLGAHDLRTRISGNHWFVQLHLELPGELTLSVAHGISDQAADAIHAAYPRAEVLVHADPQEVVKTERAQTRLQ; encoded by the coding sequence ATGACCACCAGCCCCGAACACGCCCGCCTGCTGCGGCTGGCAACCCGCGCTTCGGTGGCGGTGGCCTGCACGCTGATCATCGCCAAGGCCATCGCCTGGTGGCTGAGCGGTTCGGTGAGCATGCTCGCCGGCCTCACCGACTCGGCGCTGGATGGCGTCACTTCGCTGCTCAACCTGCTGGCGGTGCATTACGCGCTGCGCCCGGCCGATGACGATCACCGTTACGGCCACGGCAAGGCCGAATCGCTGGCGGGCATGGCGCAGGCGCTGTTCATCGGTGGCAGTGCGGTGCTGATTGCGTTCCAGGCGTATGAACGCATCAAGCAACCGGAGCCGCTCGGCGCGCCGTGGCTGAGCATCGGCGTGATCGTGTTCTCGCTGCTGCTGACCGCGGCGTTGCTGACGCTGCAACACCGGGTGATCAAGCAGACCGGCTCCAACGCCGTACGCGCCGACTCGCTGCATTACCGTTCGGACATGCTGCTCAACGGCAGCATTCTGATTGCGCTGATTCTCGCCGGCATGGGCTTTCATCAGTTGGACGCATGGTTCGGTCTGGGGATTGCCGGGTACATTTTGTGGAGCGCGATCCAGATCGCCCGGGAAAGTTTTTCGGTGCTGATGGATGAAGAGCTGCCGACGGACGTCAGTCAGCACATGCTCGAACTGGCCTGCGGCGTACCCGGCGTATTGGGCGCGCATGATTTGCGCACGCGGATCTCGGGCAACCACTGGTTTGTGCAGTTGCATCTGGAATTGCCGGGCGAACTGACCCTGTCAGTGGCTCACGGCATCAGCGATCAGGCGGCCGATGCGATTCACGCCGCCTACCCGCGAGCCGAGGTGCTGGTGCACGCCGACCCGCAGGAAGTGGTCAAGACCGAGCGGGCGCAAACCCGGCTTCAGTAA
- a CDS encoding DUF6515 family protein, with protein MKSRIWRLAGVGLLCVSVGAQALADEPQNRGPENNGHGGEHQGNQGRGGDHQPRGQNNPPPQNQPRPQNNEIIRGDNSRQFEHNGQQHNNGQWQNQNRAPNQPAPVHQAPPSNNLPIQPRPDTVRQTQEPRQGYYRDERPQNSYHNQQWQTGNRPNDNRWPGRPDGHGNGWGPGPQYRPGHVIDRFPDREYRVPYRGQDYFYSGGYWYRPQGPRYIVVQPPRGIRTHYLPDYAREVWIGGALLFLAAGSYYAYEEATQDYVVVEPPVQQPPPPQPQSQGYDVEAYPANGQSPEQVQQDGYQCYQYAVQQSGFDPRTATYQPAPEVVQAYRQAQGNCLSSRGYQVSY; from the coding sequence ATGAAGTCGCGCATCTGGCGTCTGGCCGGTGTTGGTTTGCTGTGTGTGAGCGTCGGTGCGCAAGCGCTGGCCGACGAGCCACAGAATCGTGGCCCCGAGAATAACGGGCACGGCGGTGAGCATCAGGGCAATCAGGGTCGTGGCGGCGATCATCAGCCCCGCGGGCAGAACAATCCGCCGCCGCAAAATCAGCCGCGGCCGCAGAACAACGAAATCATTCGGGGCGACAACAGCCGCCAGTTCGAACACAACGGCCAGCAGCACAACAACGGCCAGTGGCAGAACCAGAACCGCGCGCCCAATCAGCCTGCACCGGTGCATCAGGCGCCACCGTCGAACAACCTGCCGATCCAGCCACGGCCCGACACCGTGCGCCAGACTCAGGAACCGCGCCAGGGTTACTACCGCGACGAGCGGCCGCAGAATAGTTACCACAACCAGCAATGGCAAACCGGCAACCGGCCCAATGACAATCGCTGGCCGGGTCGCCCGGACGGGCATGGCAACGGTTGGGGTCCAGGCCCGCAATACCGCCCGGGGCATGTGATCGATCGTTTCCCGGATCGCGAATACCGCGTGCCGTATCGCGGCCAGGATTACTTCTATTCCGGCGGCTACTGGTATCGCCCGCAAGGCCCGCGCTACATCGTCGTGCAGCCGCCACGGGGGATTCGCACTCACTACCTGCCGGACTACGCCCGTGAAGTGTGGATCGGCGGTGCGCTGCTGTTCCTCGCTGCCGGCTCCTACTATGCCTACGAGGAAGCCACTCAGGATTACGTCGTGGTCGAACCGCCGGTGCAGCAACCGCCGCCACCGCAGCCGCAATCCCAGGGCTATGACGTCGAGGCCTACCCGGCCAACGGTCAGTCGCCGGAACAGGTGCAGCAGGACGGTTACCAGTGCTACCAATACGCCGTGCAGCAGAGCGGTTTCGATCCGCGTACCGCGACCTATCAACCGGCGCCTGAAGTGGTGCAGGCCTACCGTCAGGCTCAGGGCAATTGCCTGAGCAGTCGCGGTTATCAGGTGTCTTACTGA
- a CDS encoding Lrp/AsnC family transcriptional regulator: MSKLDRYDLSILAELQRDARISNQELAERIGLSPSPCSRRVKQLEDDGYISRQVALLDRKMLGLSLTAYVLIGMDRHTPERFENFEAAIRTLPQVLECSLVTGVDADYQLKVVVPDMDHYQKLLLGHLTRIEGVTSVRSSFVLNQVLNSTELPLTHLRS, translated from the coding sequence ATGAGCAAACTCGACCGTTACGACCTGAGCATTTTGGCGGAATTGCAGCGCGACGCCCGCATCTCCAACCAGGAACTGGCCGAGCGCATCGGTCTGTCGCCCTCCCCCTGCTCACGCCGGGTCAAGCAACTGGAGGACGACGGCTACATCTCGCGCCAGGTCGCCCTGCTCGATCGCAAGATGCTCGGCCTGAGCCTGACCGCCTACGTACTGATCGGCATGGACCGCCACACCCCGGAGCGTTTCGAGAATTTCGAAGCGGCGATCCGCACCTTGCCGCAGGTGCTGGAATGCAGCCTGGTGACGGGTGTGGATGCCGACTATCAGTTGAAAGTGGTGGTGCCGGACATGGATCACTATCAGAAGCTGTTGCTGGGGCATCTGACCCGAATTGAGGGGGTGACCAGCGTGCGCTCCAGTTTTGTGCTGAATCAGGTGCTCAACAGCACCGAACTGCCGCTGACGCATCTGCGCAGCTAA
- a CDS encoding DUF2788 domain-containing protein codes for MDPAVFEEWMMTGLVSILIIFMGFIVWDLAKKSKAGRFGSFILFFVLGLGVAAFIIKSVVIGLIESGAL; via the coding sequence ATGGATCCTGCAGTATTCGAAGAGTGGATGATGACTGGCCTGGTCAGCATCCTGATCATTTTCATGGGTTTCATCGTCTGGGATCTGGCGAAGAAGTCCAAGGCCGGGCGTTTCGGCTCGTTCATTCTGTTCTTCGTGCTGGGCCTGGGCGTGGCCGCGTTCATCATCAAGAGTGTGGTGATCGGCCTGATCGAATCCGGCGCTCTATAG